A window of Aeromicrobium sp. A1-2 contains these coding sequences:
- a CDS encoding serine hydrolase — protein sequence MPSLSSPSRSESRASALRRWPTMVVGWVLSIVLGLAVVWPAEQAAAPGTAMVASVASPADVVPADATTPSLSGLDAIDADGKFAVAVLDIDSGESLTYGEEAFDTASIVKVDILAALLWQHQQAGTSLSATERAQAAAMIQYSDNASATALFNAVGGRSGLELFNESIGLEDTVVGSNGSWGLTQTTATDQIRLLQVVFGAESVLTADSQAYEQSLMSGVVHEQVLGVSAAADDPDDAALKVGYLQRSATGLWDVTSIGQIKADGRTYLVAVLTDGSPSLESGVDLADQVARAAVSALTAI from the coding sequence ATGCCCTCGCTCTCATCGCCGTCCCGATCCGAAAGCCGCGCGTCCGCCCTGCGCCGTTGGCCGACGATGGTCGTTGGGTGGGTGCTCTCGATCGTCCTAGGACTGGCCGTGGTCTGGCCCGCCGAGCAGGCGGCGGCACCTGGGACTGCCATGGTTGCGTCGGTCGCGAGTCCGGCCGACGTCGTCCCAGCGGACGCCACTACGCCTTCTCTCTCTGGGCTCGACGCGATCGACGCCGACGGAAAGTTCGCGGTCGCGGTGCTCGACATCGACTCGGGGGAGTCGCTGACCTATGGCGAGGAAGCCTTCGACACCGCGAGCATCGTCAAGGTCGACATTCTCGCGGCGCTGCTCTGGCAGCACCAGCAGGCGGGGACGTCTCTCAGCGCGACGGAGCGCGCGCAGGCCGCCGCGATGATCCAGTACAGCGACAACGCCTCCGCTACGGCGCTCTTCAACGCCGTCGGCGGCCGGTCGGGTCTGGAGCTGTTCAATGAGTCGATCGGCCTGGAGGACACCGTGGTCGGCTCAAACGGCAGCTGGGGTCTCACCCAGACGACAGCGACGGATCAGATCCGTCTCCTGCAGGTCGTGTTCGGCGCCGAGTCGGTGCTGACTGCTGACTCCCAGGCGTACGAGCAGTCGCTGATGTCCGGAGTCGTCCACGAGCAGGTCTTGGGGGTGTCCGCCGCTGCTGACGACCCCGACGATGCTGCGCTCAAGGTCGGCTATCTCCAACGATCGGCCACCGGACTCTGGGACGTGACGAGCATCGGTCAGATCAAGGCAGATGGGCGGACCTACCTCGTGGCGGTGCTGACGGACGGCAGTCCTAGCCTCGAGTCAGGCGTCGATCTGGCCGATCAGGTCGCCCGGGCCGCGGTCTCCGCGCTGACCGCGATTTGA
- the rplF gene encoding 50S ribosomal protein L6 — MSRIGKHPVVIPSGVEVTIEGQDVRVKGPKGELTHTVAEPITVAKSDDGTLAVERPDDERKSKALHGLSRTLINNMVVGVTEGYEKKLEIVGVGYRVLAKGPAALEFALGFSHPVPIQAPEGITFTVESPTKFAVHGIDKQAVGEVAANIRKIRKPEPYKGKGVRYAGEHVRRKVGKAGK; from the coding sequence ATGTCACGCATTGGCAAGCACCCCGTAGTCATCCCGTCCGGCGTCGAAGTGACGATCGAGGGCCAGGACGTTCGCGTCAAGGGCCCCAAGGGCGAGCTGACCCACACCGTCGCAGAGCCGATCACGGTCGCCAAGTCCGATGACGGCACCCTCGCGGTCGAGCGTCCTGATGACGAGCGCAAGAGCAAGGCGCTTCACGGCCTCTCGCGCACCCTGATCAACAACATGGTCGTGGGCGTCACTGAGGGCTATGAGAAGAAGCTCGAGATCGTCGGCGTTGGTTACCGCGTCCTGGCGAAGGGCCCGGCTGCTCTCGAGTTCGCGCTCGGCTTCAGCCACCCGGTCCCGATCCAGGCTCCTGAGGGCATCACCTTCACGGTCGAGTCACCCACCAAGTTCGCCGTGCACGGCATCGACAAGCAGGCCGTCGGTGAGGTCGCAGCGAACATCCGCAAGATCCGTAAGCCCGAGCCTTACAAGGGCAAGGGCGTCCGCTACGCCGGCGAGCATGTCCGCCGCAAGGTCGGAAAGGCTGGTAAGTAG
- a CDS encoding CHAP domain-containing protein: MSRTRAGLLVVFLVALLTPVGAARASSTVLCSGYTSCADKGYSNAGYSTHKSTSYWRMYTGTNCTNYVAYRLVSNGMPNVRPKSGVGNAQDWGFAMASITDSTPAVGSVAWWGRTGHHVAYVEKIVSPTEIWVSESNWSGAFDWRKITKSGSGWPDGFIHFSDRVLENTTRPTIRSTPQVGVALAPSVGKWTVMGNSYAYQWTADGTSISGATTKSYTPTPSVAGKALSLQVTASRPGYSPGTATSASEEVEPGELTPGVPTVDGTGRVDEPLIARPGTWTPTPSTYSYQWSVAGSPVSGAASPTFTPRPEDNGRAVTVAMTSALAGYRSTAATSPAPVTVLPGNVTSTANPTIIGTPAVGATLTARPGSWSVSSLAYDYQWLVDGTAIAGATGATYKPTPADRTRPVSVRVTARRSGYLTTSATSAPTAKTAYGTLPASAPKITGSTRLGSTPAVDVGTRKVPQSTVRVQWLRNGVAISGATALKHKVTQSDLGKKLSAKVTWTADGYTRRTLTSSAVGPAKATAKIKATATATPSSRTVRFVVRLPVTGLADPSASIAVTRRGGGTVKFSISRGKGTVTLTKQPAGASTYTFTYAGTSKITSAKTTVKTTIKK, encoded by the coding sequence GTGTCGCGCACTCGGGCTGGGCTTCTCGTGGTATTCCTCGTCGCCCTGCTGACCCCTGTCGGCGCGGCCCGGGCCAGCTCGACGGTGCTGTGCAGCGGCTACACGTCGTGCGCCGACAAGGGCTACTCGAACGCCGGCTACTCGACCCACAAGTCCACGAGCTACTGGCGGATGTACACCGGGACCAACTGCACCAACTACGTCGCGTACCGACTGGTGAGCAACGGCATGCCGAACGTCCGCCCGAAGTCCGGCGTCGGCAACGCCCAGGACTGGGGCTTTGCGATGGCCTCCATCACGGACAGCACACCAGCGGTCGGTTCGGTCGCTTGGTGGGGTCGCACGGGGCACCACGTCGCGTACGTCGAGAAGATCGTCTCCCCCACCGAGATCTGGGTGTCGGAATCGAACTGGAGCGGCGCATTCGACTGGCGCAAGATCACCAAGTCCGGGTCAGGCTGGCCAGACGGCTTCATCCACTTCTCCGACCGGGTTTTGGAGAACACCACCAGACCGACGATCCGCAGCACCCCCCAGGTCGGTGTCGCCCTGGCTCCGTCGGTCGGCAAATGGACCGTCATGGGCAACAGCTACGCCTATCAGTGGACGGCTGATGGCACCAGCATCAGCGGCGCGACCACCAAGTCGTACACCCCGACCCCGTCCGTCGCCGGCAAGGCACTTTCGCTGCAGGTCACTGCGTCAAGACCCGGCTACTCCCCCGGCACCGCCACCTCGGCATCCGAGGAAGTCGAGCCCGGCGAGCTCACTCCCGGCGTGCCGACCGTCGACGGGACAGGACGGGTCGACGAGCCGCTCATCGCGCGACCCGGCACGTGGACGCCGACTCCGTCGACGTACTCCTATCAGTGGTCCGTCGCCGGGTCCCCTGTCTCCGGAGCGGCGTCGCCGACCTTCACACCGCGTCCCGAGGACAATGGCCGCGCGGTCACGGTCGCCATGACCAGCGCACTGGCGGGCTACCGATCCACTGCTGCGACCTCACCGGCGCCGGTCACCGTCCTGCCCGGCAACGTGACCTCGACTGCCAACCCCACCATCATCGGCACACCGGCCGTCGGCGCGACACTGACCGCCCGTCCGGGTTCGTGGTCGGTGAGCTCCCTGGCATACGACTACCAGTGGCTCGTCGACGGCACCGCCATCGCCGGCGCCACCGGCGCGACCTACAAGCCGACGCCGGCTGACCGCACCCGGCCGGTCTCCGTGCGTGTCACCGCACGTCGAAGTGGATATCTGACGACATCGGCAACCTCCGCGCCGACAGCCAAGACGGCCTACGGGACGCTCCCCGCGTCGGCGCCGAAGATCACCGGGTCGACCCGACTCGGCTCGACCCCAGCGGTCGATGTCGGGACACGGAAGGTCCCGCAATCCACCGTGCGCGTGCAGTGGCTGCGCAATGGTGTCGCAATCTCGGGGGCCACTGCACTGAAGCACAAGGTCACCCAGTCCGACCTGGGCAAGAAGCTGTCAGCAAAGGTGACCTGGACGGCCGACGGATACACCCGCCGCACGCTCACGTCATCCGCGGTCGGGCCGGCCAAGGCCACAGCCAAGATCAAGGCCACAGCCACAGCCACACCGTCCAGCCGCACAGTCCGGTTCGTCGTGCGGCTGCCCGTCACAGGACTCGCCGACCCGTCCGCCTCCATCGCTGTCACCCGTCGCGGCGGGGGCACGGTCAAGTTCTCCATCAGCCGCGGCAAGGGGACCGTCACGCTGACCAAGCAGCCGGCGGGCGCCAGCACCTACACATTCACCTACGCCGGGACCTCGAAGATCACGTCCGCGAAGACCACCGTCAAGACCACGATCAAGAAGTGA
- a CDS encoding adenylate kinase: MRLLIMGPPGAGKGTQAVELAGRIGGAHISTGDIFGANVQQQTELGQTAQRFMDAGEYVPDEVTNAMVEARLAQDDARAAFILDGYPRTVDQVDTLDRILSGLGTQLDGVLELVVDPEELIQRLLKRAETSGRADDTEDVIRHRQSVYTAETKPLLEVYGSRGLVIEVDGMGEVDEVTRRIDAALPS; encoded by the coding sequence ATGCGTCTTTTGATCATGGGCCCGCCCGGCGCGGGCAAGGGCACACAGGCCGTCGAGCTGGCAGGCCGCATCGGCGGCGCGCACATCTCGACCGGCGACATCTTCGGGGCGAACGTGCAGCAGCAGACCGAGCTGGGTCAGACGGCTCAACGGTTCATGGATGCCGGCGAGTACGTTCCAGACGAGGTCACCAATGCGATGGTGGAGGCCCGGCTGGCACAGGACGATGCGCGCGCTGCGTTCATCCTCGACGGCTACCCGCGCACGGTCGATCAGGTCGACACCCTCGACCGGATCCTCAGCGGACTCGGCACCCAGCTCGACGGCGTGCTGGAGCTCGTCGTCGATCCCGAGGAGCTCATCCAGAGGTTGCTCAAGCGGGCCGAGACCAGCGGTCGCGCGGATGACACCGAAGACGTCATCCGTCACCGCCAGTCGGTCTACACCGCGGAGACCAAGCCCCTGCTCGAGGTTTACGGCTCACGTGGACTCGTGATCGAGGTCGACGGCATGGGCGAGGTCGACGAGGTCACTCGACGGATCGACGCGGCTCTCCCTTCCTGA
- the rpsE gene encoding 30S ribosomal protein S5, which yields MSGQQRRGGGGGRGRGNDRGAEKSQYIEKVVTINRVAKVVKGGRRFSFTALVIVGDGDGQVGIGYGKAKEVPTAIAKGVEEAKKSFFRVPRIQGTIPHPVQGEKAAGVVFLRPASPGTGVIAGGPVRAVLEAAGVHDVLSKSLGSSNAINIVHATVAALRLLESPEMVAARRGLTVEQVAPAALLRAGKEGIAEAKAKADAGVGA from the coding sequence ATGAGCGGGCAGCAGCGCCGCGGAGGCGGAGGCGGACGGGGTCGTGGAAACGACCGCGGAGCCGAGAAGTCGCAGTACATCGAGAAGGTCGTCACGATCAACCGTGTCGCCAAGGTCGTCAAGGGTGGTCGTCGCTTCAGCTTCACCGCCCTGGTGATCGTCGGCGATGGCGATGGTCAGGTCGGCATCGGCTATGGCAAGGCCAAGGAAGTCCCGACCGCGATCGCGAAGGGTGTCGAAGAGGCCAAGAAGTCCTTCTTCCGCGTCCCCCGCATCCAGGGCACGATCCCGCACCCGGTGCAGGGCGAGAAGGCGGCTGGCGTCGTGTTCCTGCGTCCGGCATCGCCCGGTACCGGCGTCATCGCCGGTGGCCCGGTTCGCGCCGTGCTCGAGGCGGCAGGCGTCCACGACGTCCTGTCCAAGTCGCTCGGTTCGTCCAACGCGATCAACATCGTCCACGCGACTGTGGCGGCCCTGCGGCTGCTCGAGTCGCCGGAGATGGTGGCAGCGCGTCGCGGCCTGACGGTCGAGCAGGTCGCTCCGGCGGCGCTGCTTCGTGCCGGCAAGGAAGGCATCGCGGAGGCCAAGGCCAAGGCAGACGCGGGAGTGGGTGCGTGA
- a CDS encoding type Z 30S ribosomal protein S14, with translation MAKTGLKVKAARKPKFAVRGYTRCQRCGRPRSVYKKFGLCRICLREMAHRGELPGITKSSW, from the coding sequence ATGGCGAAGACTGGACTCAAGGTCAAGGCCGCTCGTAAGCCCAAGTTCGCAGTTCGCGGCTACACCCGTTGCCAGCGCTGCGGCCGGCCCCGGTCGGTCTACAAGAAGTTCGGCCTGTGCCGCATCTGCCTTCGCGAGATGGCTCACCGCGGCGAGCTGCCCGGCATCACGAAGAGCTCCTGGTAA
- the infA gene encoding translation initiation factor IF-1, translated as MAKKEGVIEMEGAVVEALPNAMFRVELANGHKVLAHISGKMRQHYIRILPEDRVVVELSPYDLSRGRIVYRYK; from the coding sequence ATGGCGAAAAAAGAAGGCGTCATCGAGATGGAAGGCGCCGTAGTAGAGGCACTTCCGAACGCGATGTTCCGTGTGGAGCTGGCCAACGGCCACAAGGTTCTCGCGCACATCAGCGGCAAGATGCGTCAGCACTACATCCGTATCCTCCCCGAGGATCGCGTTGTGGTGGAGCTCTCGCCGTACGACCTCTCCCGCGGTCGCATCGTCTACCGCTACAAGTAA
- the map gene encoding type I methionyl aminopeptidase — protein sequence MFDRGIEIKTPGQIESMRAAGLVVGQTLELLRGSAVAGVTTGDLDGIARDHIRSCGATSNFLGYHGFRGVICTSVNDEVVHGIPGKRVLRDGDVISIDCGAIIDGWHGDAATSVAIGQVPDDVTELMRVTEQALWRGIAAAALGGRVSDISHAVETTVDAAGDYGIVEGYTGHGIGSAMHQPPNVANYGRPGRGPKLVKGLVLAVEPMVSLGTAQTRTLSDDWTVVTTDGSRAAHYEHTFTLTDTGTWVLTALDGGESMLAELGVPYGGPSGA from the coding sequence ATGTTTGACCGCGGGATCGAGATCAAGACGCCCGGGCAGATCGAGTCGATGCGCGCTGCCGGCCTGGTGGTGGGACAGACGCTGGAGTTGCTCCGTGGCTCTGCCGTCGCGGGTGTCACGACGGGCGATCTGGACGGCATCGCGCGCGACCACATTCGCTCCTGCGGTGCGACGTCGAACTTCTTGGGCTACCACGGCTTCCGGGGGGTCATCTGCACGTCGGTCAACGACGAGGTCGTGCATGGAATCCCAGGCAAGCGAGTACTCCGCGACGGCGACGTCATCTCGATCGACTGTGGCGCGATCATCGACGGCTGGCACGGTGACGCCGCGACGAGCGTCGCGATTGGCCAGGTGCCCGACGATGTCACCGAGCTGATGCGGGTCACCGAGCAGGCGTTGTGGCGTGGCATCGCAGCGGCGGCGCTCGGGGGCCGGGTCTCCGACATCAGTCATGCGGTCGAGACGACGGTCGATGCTGCCGGTGACTACGGAATTGTGGAGGGATACACGGGCCACGGTATCGGCTCGGCGATGCACCAGCCGCCGAACGTCGCGAACTACGGGCGACCGGGGCGCGGTCCCAAACTGGTCAAGGGGCTGGTCCTGGCCGTCGAGCCGATGGTGAGTCTTGGCACTGCGCAGACGCGGACGCTCTCCGACGACTGGACCGTCGTCACGACTGATGGCTCGCGCGCGGCTCACTACGAGCACACCTTCACATTGACCGACACCGGCACGTGGGTGCTGACGGCGCTCGACGGCGGCGAGAGCATGTTGGCCGAGCTCGGCGTGCCCTACGGCGGTCCGAGCGGCGCCTAG
- the rpsM gene encoding 30S ribosomal protein S13, with amino-acid sequence MARLMGVDLPREKRIEIALTYVFGIGRTRATQTLDATGISPDKRVHELDDDDLVAMRDHIEANYQTEGDLRRTVTGDIRRKMEIGSYQGRRHRAHLPVRGQRTKTNARTRKGPKRTVAGKKK; translated from the coding sequence ATGGCACGCCTCATGGGAGTGGATCTCCCGCGCGAGAAGCGCATCGAGATCGCACTCACGTATGTATTCGGGATCGGCCGCACGCGCGCCACCCAGACCCTCGACGCAACCGGCATCAGCCCGGACAAGCGCGTCCACGAACTCGATGACGACGACCTCGTCGCGATGCGTGATCACATCGAGGCGAACTACCAGACCGAGGGCGACCTGCGTCGTACGGTCACGGGTGACATTCGCCGCAAGATGGAGATCGGCAGCTACCAGGGTCGACGTCACCGTGCGCACCTGCCCGTTCGCGGCCAGCGCACCAAGACCAATGCGCGTACCCGCAAGGGACCCAAGCGCACCGTCGCCGGAAAGAAGAAGTGA
- the rplO gene encoding 50S ribosomal protein L15: MALKLHHLRPAPGAKTAKTRVGRGEGSKGKTAGRGMKGTKARYQVPIGFEGGQVPIHMRLPKLKGFKNPFREEYQVVNLDRLEELYPKGGDIDIASLVANGAVRKGRPVKVLGQGDITVKVQITANKFSGSAKTKIEAAGGSVTILG, from the coding sequence ATGGCGCTCAAGCTGCACCACCTGCGTCCCGCGCCGGGAGCCAAGACTGCCAAGACCCGCGTGGGTCGAGGCGAGGGCTCGAAGGGCAAGACCGCCGGTCGAGGCATGAAGGGAACCAAGGCTCGTTACCAGGTTCCCATCGGCTTCGAGGGTGGCCAGGTCCCGATCCACATGCGTCTGCCGAAGCTCAAGGGATTCAAGAACCCCTTCCGCGAGGAGTACCAGGTCGTCAACCTCGATCGGCTCGAGGAGCTCTACCCCAAGGGCGGTGACATCGACATCGCGTCGCTGGTCGCCAACGGCGCGGTCCGCAAGGGTCGCCCGGTCAAGGTCCTCGGGCAGGGTGACATCACAGTCAAGGTCCAGATCACGGCGAATAAGTTCTCCGGGTCCGCCAAGACCAAGATCGAAGCAGCCGGAGGCAGCGTCACCATTCTTGGTTGA
- the rpmD gene encoding 50S ribosomal protein L30 — protein sequence MAKIQVTQTKSGIGRKPNHRQTLRTLGLKRIGDVVVKEDRPEFRGMAESVSHLVDVKEVD from the coding sequence ATGGCAAAGATCCAGGTCACGCAGACCAAGTCCGGCATCGGCCGCAAGCCCAATCACCGTCAGACCCTGCGCACGCTCGGTCTGAAGCGCATCGGCGACGTTGTCGTCAAGGAAGATCGTCCCGAGTTCCGTGGCATGGCTGAGTCCGTGTCGCACCTCGTGGATGTCAAGGAGGTTGACTGA
- the ddaH gene encoding dimethylargininase, which translates to MTVLDTRPAPIHAPEPRTRHYLMCAPTHFSVTYAINPWMDITNPVDVERARLQWEVLRNTYLSLGHRVDVVDPMPGQPDMVFAANGGLTVGGRAYGAKFRFAERAAEGAAYAAWLRQSGVTVVEPEHTNEGEGDFLALGTMILAGTGFRTSLAAHIEAADAVDRPVVSLELVDPRFYHLDVAIAVLDDGNGSAPAEIAYYPGAFSQHSQRTLRDLFPDAIICSESDALVLGLNAVSDGHHVILPAAAAELAEALRTRGYTPVPIDLDEYMKSGGSVKCCTMELHR; encoded by the coding sequence TTGACCGTTCTCGACACCCGCCCAGCACCTATCCACGCCCCCGAGCCGCGAACCCGTCACTACCTGATGTGCGCACCGACCCACTTCTCGGTGACCTACGCGATCAACCCGTGGATGGACATCACCAACCCGGTCGACGTGGAGCGCGCCAGGTTGCAGTGGGAGGTCCTCCGCAACACCTATCTGAGCCTGGGTCACCGTGTTGACGTCGTCGATCCGATGCCGGGACAGCCTGACATGGTCTTTGCGGCCAACGGCGGGCTGACGGTGGGCGGACGGGCGTACGGCGCGAAGTTCCGCTTCGCCGAGCGTGCCGCCGAGGGCGCGGCCTACGCCGCCTGGCTGCGCCAGTCCGGCGTCACCGTGGTCGAGCCCGAGCACACCAACGAGGGCGAGGGGGACTTCCTCGCCCTGGGCACGATGATCCTCGCGGGAACCGGCTTCCGGACCTCGCTGGCCGCCCACATCGAGGCAGCCGACGCCGTCGACCGACCCGTCGTCTCGCTCGAGCTGGTCGACCCCCGGTTCTACCACCTCGATGTCGCGATCGCAGTGCTCGACGACGGCAACGGCTCGGCCCCCGCGGAGATCGCCTACTACCCCGGAGCCTTCAGCCAGCACAGCCAGCGCACACTGCGCGATCTGTTCCCCGACGCCATCATCTGCTCGGAGTCGGACGCGCTCGTGCTCGGCCTCAACGCGGTCAGCGACGGCCACCACGTCATCCTTCCTGCGGCCGCCGCCGAGCTGGCCGAGGCACTCCGCACCCGCGGCTACACGCCGGTGCCGATCGATCTGGACGAGTACATGAAGTCCGGTGGCAGCGTGAAGTGCTGCACCATGGAGCTCCACCGCTAG
- the secY gene encoding preprotein translocase subunit SecY, giving the protein MLSAFVHAFRTPELRKKILFVLFVIVLFRLGSTMPAPGINVANVQDSVQAASTGDNSSLFALINVFSGGALLQLTVFALGIMPYITASIILQLLVVVIPRLEALKKEGQSGQTKITQYTRYLTLGLAILQATGIVALARSGNLFGGAETGPLLYNPDSILSFLLIVLTMVAGTAVIMWLGELITDRGIGNGMSILIFTQVVATFPGALWLIKQQKGWATFIIVVLIGLVIVAAVIFIEQAQRRIPVQYAKRMVGRRMFGGSSTYIPLKVNQAGIIPVIFASSLMYLPALASQFNSSAPWASWVNDNFVRGDHPLYMLSFFSLIVFFTYFYVSITFNPEEVADNMKKYGGFIPGIRAGRPTQEYLAYVLSRITAPGALYLGLIALIPMIAISVLNASQNFPFGGTTILIIVGVGLDTVKQIESQLQQRNYEGFLK; this is encoded by the coding sequence GTGCTCAGCGCCTTCGTCCATGCATTCAGGACGCCCGAACTGCGGAAGAAGATCCTCTTCGTCCTGTTCGTCATCGTGCTGTTCCGGCTGGGCTCGACCATGCCGGCCCCCGGCATCAACGTCGCCAACGTCCAGGACTCGGTCCAGGCCGCCTCGACGGGCGACAACAGCAGCCTGTTCGCGCTGATCAACGTCTTCTCCGGTGGTGCGCTGCTCCAGCTGACGGTGTTTGCGCTCGGCATCATGCCGTACATCACCGCGAGCATCATCCTGCAGCTGCTCGTCGTCGTGATCCCGCGGCTGGAAGCCCTCAAAAAGGAGGGCCAGTCCGGACAGACGAAGATCACGCAGTACACCCGATACCTCACGCTGGGTCTGGCGATCCTGCAGGCGACCGGCATCGTGGCGCTCGCGCGCAGCGGCAACCTGTTCGGTGGCGCCGAGACCGGACCGCTGCTCTACAACCCCGACAGCATCCTGTCCTTCCTGCTGATCGTGCTCACGATGGTCGCCGGTACGGCCGTCATCATGTGGCTCGGCGAGCTCATCACCGACCGCGGCATCGGCAACGGCATGTCGATCCTGATCTTCACGCAGGTCGTCGCCACGTTCCCCGGTGCGCTGTGGCTCATCAAGCAGCAGAAGGGCTGGGCCACGTTCATCATTGTCGTGCTGATCGGCCTGGTCATCGTCGCGGCAGTCATCTTCATCGAGCAGGCGCAGCGCCGCATCCCGGTGCAGTACGCCAAGCGCATGGTCGGCCGACGGATGTTCGGCGGATCTTCGACGTACATCCCGCTCAAGGTCAACCAGGCCGGCATCATCCCGGTGATCTTCGCCTCGAGCCTGATGTACCTACCGGCGCTCGCGTCCCAGTTCAACTCCAGCGCGCCGTGGGCCTCATGGGTCAATGACAACTTCGTGCGCGGTGACCACCCGCTCTACATGCTGTCGTTCTTCTCGCTGATCGTGTTCTTCACGTACTTCTACGTGTCGATCACCTTCAACCCCGAGGAGGTCGCCGACAACATGAAGAAGTACGGCGGGTTCATCCCCGGCATCCGCGCGGGCCGTCCGACGCAGGAGTATCTGGCGTACGTCCTGAGCCGCATCACGGCGCCGGGCGCGCTCTACCTGGGTCTGATCGCGCTGATCCCGATGATCGCGATCTCGGTGCTCAACGCCAGCCAGAACTTCCCGTTCGGTGGCACGACGATCCTCATCATCGTCGGAGTGGGTCTGGACACGGTCAAGCAGATCGAGAGCCAGCTTCAGCAGCGGAACTACGAAGGGTTCCTCAAGTAA
- a CDS encoding Lrp/AsnC family transcriptional regulator — protein sequence MDDLDRKLIGCLLEDGRAGYAAIGDRIGLSAPAVKRRMDRLLDDGVISGFTAVLDPDLVGWATEAYVEVHCKGAISPDELRAAFSRVPEVHTAATVSGAADALLHIVARDVRDLERALERVRDEVANVDHTSTAIVLSRLIDRYGPGQPEFNPPD from the coding sequence ATGGACGATCTAGACCGCAAGCTCATCGGCTGCCTGTTGGAGGACGGTCGCGCCGGCTATGCCGCGATCGGAGACCGGATCGGTCTGTCGGCACCGGCAGTCAAGCGCCGGATGGACCGGCTCCTGGACGATGGAGTGATCAGCGGCTTCACCGCAGTGCTGGATCCGGATCTGGTCGGTTGGGCCACGGAGGCTTACGTCGAGGTGCACTGCAAGGGGGCGATCTCCCCCGACGAGCTACGGGCCGCGTTCAGCCGGGTCCCGGAGGTCCACACCGCGGCGACCGTTTCGGGTGCCGCCGATGCCCTCCTTCACATCGTGGCTCGGGATGTCCGCGACCTGGAGCGCGCGCTCGAACGAGTCCGCGACGAGGTCGCCAACGTCGACCACACTTCGACCGCGATCGTCCTGTCCCGGTTGATCGACCGATACGGCCCCGGGCAGCCGGAGTTCAACCCGCCCGACTGA
- the rpsH gene encoding 30S ribosomal protein S8, producing MTMTDPIADMLTRVRNGNQAYHDSVSMPYSKLKAGVAEILKQEGYITSIEVADPKEGEVSKSLTITLKYGPHRERSIAGIRRISKPGLRVYAKSTGLPKVLGGLGVAIISTSQGLLTDRQANQKGVGGEVLAYVW from the coding sequence ATGACAATGACCGATCCGATCGCAGACATGCTCACGCGTGTCCGCAACGGCAATCAGGCGTACCACGACAGCGTGTCGATGCCCTACTCCAAGCTCAAGGCCGGCGTAGCCGAGATCCTCAAGCAGGAGGGCTACATCACGAGCATCGAGGTCGCGGACCCCAAGGAGGGCGAGGTGAGCAAGTCGCTCACCATCACCCTCAAGTACGGCCCGCACCGCGAGCGCTCGATCGCCGGCATCCGCCGCATCAGCAAGCCGGGACTGCGCGTCTACGCGAAGTCCACCGGGCTGCCCAAGGTTCTCGGCGGACTGGGCGTGGCGATCATCTCCACGAGCCAGGGCCTGCTGACGGACCGCCAGGCCAACCAGAAGGGCGTAGGCGGAGAAGTCCTCGCCTACGTCTGGTGA
- the rplR gene encoding 50S ribosomal protein L18: protein MAISINHRKHTAPRTASRLRRQVRGRKKLEGSAERPRLVITRSSKHMVAQIVDDLEGRTLASASTMEADLRSSDDDKTAKARKVGELVADRAKAAGVATVVFDRAGNKYAGRVAALADGAREGGLEF, encoded by the coding sequence ATGGCTATCTCGATCAATCACCGCAAGCACACTGCGCCCCGCACTGCTTCGCGTCTGCGTCGTCAGGTGCGAGGACGCAAGAAGCTCGAAGGTTCGGCGGAGCGTCCGCGCCTCGTCATCACCCGTTCGAGCAAGCACATGGTCGCTCAGATCGTCGACGACCTCGAGGGCCGCACGCTGGCCTCCGCGTCGACGATGGAAGCCGACCTGCGCTCGTCCGACGATGACAAGACCGCCAAGGCCCGCAAGGTCGGCGAGCTCGTCGCCGACCGTGCCAAGGCTGCCGGTGTCGCCACCGTGGTCTTCGACCGCGCGGGCAACAAGTACGCCGGTCGTGTCGCAGCCCTGGCTGACGGCGCGCGCGAGGGCGGACTGGAGTTCTGA
- the rpmJ gene encoding 50S ribosomal protein L36, which yields MKVNPSVKKICDKCKVIRRHGRVMVLCENPRHKQRQG from the coding sequence ATGAAGGTCAACCCGAGCGTGAAGAAGATCTGTGACAAGTGCAAGGTGATTCGTCGCCACGGCCGCGTCATGGTCCTCTGCGAAAACCCGCGTCACAAGCAACGCCAGGGCTGA